The proteins below come from a single Drosophila busckii strain San Diego stock center, stock number 13000-0081.31 chromosome X, ASM1175060v1, whole genome shotgun sequence genomic window:
- the LOC108606468 gene encoding AP-1 complex subunit gamma-1 isoform X4, producing MNSEHGFNPAFNMATIRQAFTEAVERVRMPTPTRLRDLIRQIRAARTAAEERAVVNKECAYIRSTFREEDSVWRCRNIAKLLYIHMLGYPAHFGQLECLKLTASTRFTDKRIGYLGAMLLLDERQDVHLLITNCLKNDLNSSTQFVVGLALCTLGAIASPEMARDLASEVERLMKSPNTYIRKKATLCAFRVIRRVPELMEIFLPATRSLLSEKNHGILITGVTLITEMCENSADTLLHFKKIVPNLVRILKSLILGGYSPEHDVSGVSDPFLQVKILRLLRILGHNDPDASEAMNDILAQVATNTETSKNVGNTILYETVLSIMDIRSEGGLRVLAVNILGRFLLNSDKNIRYVALNTLLRTVHADTSAVQRHRTTILECLKDPDVSIRRRAMELSFALINAQNIRTMTKELLLFLEKADPEFKAQCSSGMILAAERYSPNSRWHLDTQLSVLIAAGNYVRDDVVSSTIQLVSSSPVPEQTYITNRFWESLQVANHCEDKQPLLQVAVWAIGEYGDLFMYGANEDEFERPTESDLITVYHKFLTSAQVSITSKQYALVSLAKLSTRLQQCVEEIQALITCFGSHLNVDLQQRGVEFTQLFGNYKHLRPPLLEKMPAMQISRISSQNGESGGSFDDNSPDVIENGLEIGGHSLIESNMNTMGDNTNILLDLLGSTDLSTGDLSLATDLSNAVHKKNTRNANNEATTSHSQDLLDLLDLDLSSAPPTMASITDINASAMNIMMGGLDLGGFEAQPTTLVAPPSNGNDLASMLGGLGHVDINSGSLLGELHTTVPAPQLTMAGLGPKLTALDKNGLLVQLEPVKGSDCMRIFMTTTNSSEHTLEQYVLKAAVQKSFKLQMLTPSDSMLPPGGVITQEMQVIATSNAALRMRLRIQYTLDGKQVEEQTEVSGFPEQQPAPSD from the exons ATGAACTCGGAGCATGG ATTTAATCCAGCCTTTAATATGGCCACCATACGACAGGCATTCACAGAGGCCGTGGAAAGAG TTAGAATGCCAACGCCGACGCGACTGCGTGACCTAATACGACAAATACGAGCTGCGCGCACCGCTGCCGAAGAGCGCGCTGTGGTGAATAAAGAGTGCGCCTACATACGCAGCACATTTCGTGAAGAGGATTCTGTGTGGCG ttgtCGCAACATTGCCAAGCTGTTGTATATACACATGCTCGGCTATCCGGCGCATTTTGGTCAGCTGGAGTGCCTCAAGCTAACGGCCAGCACGCGTTTTACAGACAAACGTATTGGCTATCTGGGcgccatgttgctgctggatGAGCGTCAGGATGTGCATCTGCTTATCACGAATTGTTTGAAAAA CGATTTAAACAGCTCAACGCAGTTTGTGGTGGGTTTGGCGCTCTGCACATTGGGCGCCATTGCTTCGCCGGAGATGGCGCGTGATCTGGCCAGCGAAGTGGAGCGTCTGATGAAATCCCCCAACACGTATATACGGAAAAAGGCAACTTTGTGCGCCTTCCGTGTGATAAGACGTGTGCCCGAGCTCatggaaatatttttgccaGCAACACGTTCGCTGCTCAGCGAAAAGAATCATG GCATACTGATAACGGGTGTTACGCTGATAACGGAAATGTGTGAGAATAGCGCGGATACTTTACTGCATTTTAAAAAG ATTGTGCCGAATCTCGTGCGCATACTTAAGAGCCTTATACTGGGCGGCTATTCGCCGGAGCATGATGTGAGCGGAGTCAGCGATCCTTTCCTGCAGGTGAAAATACTGCGGCTATTAAGAATTCTCGGTCACAACGATCCCGATGCCTCAGAGGCCATGAACGATATACTGGCACAGGTGGCTACCAATACGGAAACGAGCAAGAATGTTGGCAATACCATTCTGTATGAGACAGTGCTCTCCATTATGGACATACG CTCTGAGGGCGGCCTTCGTGTGCTGGCTGTGAACATTCTTGGCCGTTTCCTGCTCAACTCGGACAAGAACATACGCTATGTGGCATTAAATACGCTGCTGCGCACCGTGCATGCGGATACATCGGCGGTGCAGCGGCATCGCACCACCATATTGGAGTGCCTCAAGGACCCGGATGTGTCCATTAGACGTCGTGCCATGGAGCTATCGTTTGCGTTAATCAATGCGCAGAATATACGCACGATGACCAaagagctgctgctctttctGGAGAAGGCCGATCCAGAGTTCAAGGCCCAGTGCAGCTCCGGCATGATACTGGCCGCTGAGCGTTATTCGCCCAACTCGCGTTGGCATCTGGATACGCAGCTAAGTGTGCTTATTGCGGCTGGCAACTATGTGCGCGACGATGTTGTCTCCTCCACCATACAGCTGGTCTCAAGCAGTCCTGTGCCGGAGCAGACATATATCACGAATCGGTTCTGGGAGTCACTGCAGGTGGCCAATCATTGTGAGGATAAGCAGCCTCTGTTGCAGGTTGCCGTCTGGGCCATAGGCGAGTACGGTGATCTTTTCATGTATGGCGCCAACGAGGATG aaTTTGAACGTCCAACCGAGAGTGATCTGATCACTGTGTATCATAAGTTCTTAACCTCTGCTCAAGTGTCCATCACCAGCAAGCAATACGCACTAGTTTCGCTGGCCAAGCTCAGCACAAGGCTGCAGCAGTGCGTGGA GGAAATACAGGCGCTGATAACGTGCTTTGGCAGCCATTTGAATGTGGATCTGCAGCAGCGTGGCGTAGAGTTTACGCAGCTCTTTGGCAACTATAAGCATCTGCGTCCGCCGCTGCTGGAAAAAATGCCCGCCATGCAGATAAGTCGCATTAGTTCGCAGAATGGTGAGAGCGGCGGCAGCTTCGACGACAATAGTCCGGATGTTATAGAGAATGGACTGGAGATAGGCGGACATTCACTAATCGAAAGCAATATGAACACAATGGGAGACAATACA AATATACTTTTAGATCTGTTGGGCAGCACAGATTTGTCCACGGGTGATTTAAGTCTGGCCACGGATTTATCAAATGCAGTGCATAAAAAGAATACGCGCAATGCGAACAATGAGGCAACCACCTCACATAGTCAGGACCTGCTCGATTTGCTGGATCTGGACTTGTCGTCAGCGCCGCCGACGATGGCATCCATCACAGATATAAACGCTAGCGCTATGAACATAATGATGGGTGGCCTGGACTTGGGCGGCTTTGAGGCACAGCCAACAACGTTGGTGGCGCCACCAAGCAATGGCAACGATTTGGCCAGCATGCTAGGCGGTCTGGGTCATGTGGATATCAACAGCGGCAGCTTACTGGGCGAGCTGCACACCACAGTGCCTGCACCACAGTTAACGATG GCTGGTCTTGGGCCCAAGCTGACAGCGCTGGACAAGAATGGCTTGCTGGTGCAGCTGGAGCCAGTTAAAGGCAGTGACTGCATGCGCATCTTTATGACGACCACAAATAGTTCAGAGCATACGCTAGAGCAATATGTATTAAAG GCGGCCGTCCAGAAAAGCTTTAAGCTACAAATGTTGACGCCTTCAGATTCGATGCTGCCGCCAGGCGGCGTAATAACGCAGGAGATGCAAGTGATAGCCACATCCAAT GCCGCTCTGCGCATGCGTCTGCGCATTCAGTATACGCTCGATGGCAAACAAGTGGAGGAGCAAACGGAAGTTAGCGGCTTCCCCGAGCAGCAGCCGGCTCCCAGCGATTAG